CGAGGTCATAGGTCCGGTGGTCCTTTCCTGCCGTCATCGTGCAGATATGCGTATATGCTCTGACGGCACACCGCTCGGCCTCAACGAGAACGGTGAGTATCGCCAGGACATCGGTCGGATCGGCGGGAAGGGAAGCCGGCGGGCACCCCGAGATGTTATGGAAGTCCACCATGCTGTCCGGAAGCTTTCCTCCCAACTCATAGATGCGCGGAACAAGCGCTTCAAAGTGATTTCTGTCCTCGATACGGGCGGTTTCGGCGATCTCTTTGATGCCTTCGCCCTCGAGGCCGATCAGGTTGAACCGAAGAATCGTGTAGTAGTAGTACGTCGTCAGTTCTGCCGCTGCGTTCTTTACCAGGAGTTCAAGGAGGCGATCGACATCGACACCCGCATCCTCCACCATTTTTCGTGCTACTTTGGCCATGATTCCACCTCTGGAATGCGGGAGGATACTTTTTCTTCAGCGATAAATGTTATCCCCGACCCCTCCCGAACAGCGGAGTTCCCCGTCCCGGGAAACCCTCCGGTTCCTGATGCCCGCAGCTGATGTTTATGAAAATTCCCGGATATCCGAATCCCGCGGCAGATCTGGCCGTCTGCCGGTATCAGGATACCAAGTGAAAACGATATTACTCATGGTGTTTTATGATGCTGGTACCGGAGTACCGCATGCCTATCGACACAGATATTCTCGCCCTCCTTGACAACGGGGCGGCAATCCGGAAGAGAGCTCTTATCCGGCAGCTCGTGGATTCGCACCAGGGGAGCATGGAGTACACTAAAAAGGCGATTGATGGGAGAATTTCAGCCCTTGTCGAAGATGGACGGATTGTCCCCGTCCTTAACGAGGATCTCGCCGGATTCGGACTGTCAGATGCCGGAAAAAATGCTTCCTATCTCATCTCCCGGCAGGCATTCGAGCGCAAGTGGCGGTTCGACAGGATGATCGAAGGGATTTCGTGCGGTAGCAGGGACGATTGTGCTGCCGCCCTTCACGAAGCCCTTCTCTACAAGTCGCTTTACCGGCTGACTCCCGCACAGCTGGATATGATCGTTCCCGCACTGGATCATGAGTACAGCGTTGCATACACGGCTCTCCAGTGCCTGTACTCGGCGGCTGTCCGGAGGGGCGATCTTCCGGCTGACACGGCAGTTCTCACACAAAAATTACAGCATCTCCTCGAACGGTTCCGTGACGACGATACGTGCCGCCCTGCCATCCGTCATGCTGTTCATCTTCTTGCATACATGGGTGATGAAGCCGTTATCGGGCAGCTTGAGCATGACGCGCCCCGGTTTGACAGCGACCGCCTGAAGCGGGAGGAATATATGTATCCTGTCATGGTGAACGTGATTGATGCATACCGGTCGGAACTCCATGCACTGGCAAGTGCGCTCATGGCCGGGGGGAAGAAGAGGGCTGCACGGGATATACGTGCAATTTGCGAGTATGCACTCGATCCGCAGGAATATAAGAGAAAAATGCAAAAAATCCAGGAAGAAGAAGTCGAGATATTTTAGGAGAGGTGATTGCGATGTTTGCCACACATGATGAGGCCGGGTACAGGGAATCCCTTGCCGGAATACGGCAGAAAACTCTTGTATGGGGAGAAAAGATGCTGATGACCGAATTTTTGCTTGCCCGGGGCACGACACTGCCTCCCCATTCTCACTCGCACGAGCAGACCGGCTATCTCGTCGCAGGACACATGACGCTATCTGTCGGGGACGAGCGGTTCGATGCGAAACCCGGAGACAGCTGGGACATCCCGGCGAATACCGAACACATGGCGGAAATTCATGAAGATTCCATCGCAGTCGAGGTCTTCTGTCCGGTCAGGGAGGATTACCTTCCCGATTGATGGCAGATGAGCATGTGCCGGGCA
This DNA window, taken from Methanoculleus sp. SDB, encodes the following:
- a CDS encoding DNA protection protein DPS (play a key role in DNA protection against oxidative stress by oxidizing Fe(II) to Fe(III); induced by iron depletion and hydrogen peroxide), giving the protein MAKVARKMVEDAGVDVDRLLELLVKNAAAELTTYYYYTILRFNLIGLEGEGIKEIAETARIEDRNHFEALVPRIYELGGKLPDSMVDFHNISGCPPASLPADPTDVLAILTVLVEAERCAVRAYTHICTMTAGKDHRTYDLALSILNEEIEHESWFSEFLGEGPSGHFLRRGETSPFVSKFLR
- a CDS encoding cupin; translated protein: MFATHDEAGYRESLAGIRQKTLVWGEKMLMTEFLLARGTTLPPHSHSHEQTGYLVAGHMTLSVGDERFDAKPGDSWDIPANTEHMAEIHEDSIAVEVFCPVREDYLPD